The bacterium genomic sequence AAAATCAGGTGGATGCAGCCGAAGCCTATAATGAAGCCACCGCAGCCGATACATTGGACGACATGCCGACCGACGGCTCCCCCCAGTCCATGAGCTACAATAAAGGCGAAAAACGTTCGCTTTCCGAGCATTTTGCCGAGCAGTCCCGCCCGGTGCGTCAGGCCTCCAGCCTGCCGCCGCGCCAGCCCATGCCCCCGTTCCCGGCCAGCAATGGCATGGCCACGGCCACCAGCATCACCCCCTCGAGCAGCGCGCCCCAGTCGGCCACGCTTGGTTCCCTGCTCGACAATGGCGAGCTGGAAGGGCAGAAGCGCATCCTCCGCGTCGGTGTGGAAACGGTTCTCAAAGGCGAAATCAGCCATTGCGACCGCGTCGTCATCGAAGGCCAGGTGGAAGCCCAGATGAAAGAAGTCGAGAGCATGCGCATCACCGATGGCGGCTCATTCGTCGGCACGGCCCGCGTCGGCTCCGCAGAGATCAGCGGCCGCTTTGAAGGCGAGCTGGTCGTCACCGGCCTGCTCACCATCGACGAAACCGGCTCCGTCAAAGGTAAAATCGCTTATGGCGCCATCGAAATCCGTCGTGGCGGCAGCATGTCCGGCGAAATCCGCATTGCTGGCATCGAGGATGGCGAAGCCAAAGCCCTGCCGTTCGACCTTCCGGCCAAATCCTCCCTGCGCCGCAAGCCGGTGGCCGCTGCTTAAGCACAGCCCGCTTGAAACAGAAAACCCCGCGTGATTGCTCACGCGGGGTTTTTTATTGCCCAGCGAAAGGCAAAGGGGCTTACATCCCCTCCGTCCAGTCTTCCTTGCGGGTGAAGTTATGTTCGGCTTCCACATAGCGCACCGTGCCGGTTTTGGAGCGCATCACCAGCGAATGCGTGCTGGCGCCGCCCTGCGTACGGCGCACGCCCTTCAGCATGAAGCCGTCGGTCACGCCGGTGGCGGCGAACATCACATCGCCCTTGGCCATGTCCGTCATGCTGTAAATGCGGTTGAAATCCTCCACGCCCATGCGCTTGGCGCGCGTCTTTTCCTCTTCCTTGCGGAAGAGCAGGCGCCCCTGCATCTGCCCGCCGATGCAGCGCAGCGCGGCCGCGGCCAGCACGCCTTCCGGCGCGCCGCCCGTGCCCACATACATGTCGCCCACCGCCTGCGGTGTGGCGGTGGCAATAATTCCCGCCACATCGCCATCGCCGATCAGCTGCACGCGCGCGCCCGTTTCCCGGGTTTTGGCGATCAGTTCCTGATGGCGCTCGCGGTCGAGGATGATGACCACAATATCCGACGGGTCGCATTTCTTCGCTTTGGCCAGGTTTTTCACATTCTCAAGCGGGGAGGCGTCGATATGGATGACACCTGCAGGCAAGCCGCCGCCCACTGCGATTTTTTCCATATAGACATCCGGCGCATGCAAAAAGCCGCCGGCTTCGGCCATGGCCATCACGCTCATGGAATTCACGCCGCCCGTGGCGCAGATGGTCGTGCCTTCCAGCGGGTCCAGCGCGATATCCACCTTCGGTCCGTTATTATTGCCGACCTTTTCGCCGATATAAAGCATTGGCGCCTCGTCGCGCTCGCCTTCGCCAATCACCACCGTGCCCTCGATCGGCAGGGTATTGAGCGCACGCCGCATGGCTTCCACCGCGGCACGGTCGGCGGCCTTCTCATCCCCGCGTCCCATCCAGCGGGAGCAGGCAAGCGCGGCGGCTTCCGTCACGCGCACGGCTTCCAGCGCCAGGTTGCGGTCCAGCGTCAGGGCTTCGATATCACCATTGGCGGTGAGTTTGGTTGCGGCAAACGTCATGTTTTTATTCTCCTATAAATCAGCGATCCTGAGCATCAGCGGCTCATCCAAACAAAAATCCAACTGGCCAATGCGCGTCAGCGCCTGACTCAGCGAGCCCTCACGCACCGGGTGCACCACAATCACCACATCCACCGGCTCCGCCGGTTTGTAGGAATGCTGAATGCAGGCTTTGACCGACACGTTATGGCGGTAGAACACATCGCTGATGGCCGCCAGCACGCCGGGGCGATCCACCACGCGGAAGCGGATATAGCAGCTCGCCACACGGTCTGCCGCAGGGAAAATGGCAGGCGTGGCCAGCTTATCGGCAGGCAGCCCGAACGGGTACAGATGGTGCCCGCGCGCAATCGCCACC encodes the following:
- the glpX gene encoding class II fructose-bisphosphatase encodes the protein MDRNLALEAVRVTEAAALACSRWMGRGDEKAADRAAVEAMRRALNTLPIEGTVVIGEGERDEAPMLYIGEKVGNNNGPKVDIALDPLEGTTICATGGVNSMSVMAMAEAGGFLHAPDVYMEKIAVGGGLPAGVIHIDASPLENVKNLAKAKKCDPSDIVVIILDRERHQELIAKTRETGARVQLIGDGDVAGIIATATPQAVGDMYVGTGGAPEGVLAAAALRCIGGQMQGRLLFRKEEEKTRAKRMGVEDFNRIYSMTDMAKGDVMFAATGVTDGFMLKGVRRTQGGASTHSLVMRSKTGTVRYVEAEHNFTRKEDWTEGM